Genomic segment of Synechococcus sp. A15-28:
CGCAGTAGGAGACGAGGCTCTACCCATTCTTTGTGAAGCTCTTCGCCAACACCAAAATGTAGTCGTCAGAAGAGCATCAGCTAAAACACTCAATTTGATTGGAAGTAAGGAGGCTCTGCCTTATCTCCTCGAAGCTTTTTTAGAAGACAGTGATCCAGTTGTTCTCGGGTCATCTGCTGGAGCAATGGCAACGATTGGACCCGACGCCATGGACTCATTACTTGGGATCCTGAAAAATCCAGACTGCACACCATTTCAGGTGGGCTTGATTAATCTTGCGCTTAGTTTCATCGGCGCCAAAGCACCTGAGGCATTACTCGAGGCTGCAGAGTCAGACGTGACTGAAGTTCGCGTGGCTGCAATTTCAGCCCTAGGAGATCAAATACAAAAGAGTGACGATCATCGTGCAAAAAATAGAGTGTTCAGAGCTTTAGATGACTGCTCACCAGACGTTAGAGCAGAAGCTGTAACACTTATCGGAAAATCATGTGATGCCGAAGATGTTGAACATATGCTGACAAGGAAACTGATCGACAAAGACACTCAGGTACGAAAAAACACGGCGATGGCACTGATGAAGCTTGAAGCATTTAACTCTGTAGAAAGCATAGAGAAGGCAAAGTCAACAGAAGATGACGAGTCAGTTCAAGCAGTATTTGATGTCGCCATCAACATACTAAGCAGAAATTTGTGAGAAGTTAGGGTCAAAACAATGCACAGAAGGGCACTGAAAAATTCCAAGGATGCCTCAAATACCCCAAGTTCTCTCTTGTAAAGTTAACGGAGCATTTTGAGTGATCCTGGTAAAAAGCGGATAGATGCTGATAAAATTTGAACATGTAGGTGATCTTTTATGTCGCGCGCTGAATTCATACGCTTTCTTCAGGTCCTGGAAGAAGATTTACCGTTCAGAGCTCTTTTTCAAGAAGCTGATCCCGAGGAAATCCTCAAGCTTGCCGATCAACATGGGTTTATCTTTTCGGATGAAATAAAAGGGCGTTTCCTGAATCGGTGGGCAGGTGTG
This window contains:
- a CDS encoding HEAT repeat domain-containing protein: MATVLQDFSNVSSLSDSQLTEEEALQLANELSLKLSDGEKPGSDAESLKKMVAGLGDARGALRLTFAKSLGAVGDEALPILCEALRQHQNVVVRRASAKTLNLIGSKEALPYLLEAFLEDSDPVVLGSSAGAMATIGPDAMDSLLGILKNPDCTPFQVGLINLALSFIGAKAPEALLEAAESDVTEVRVAAISALGDQIQKSDDHRAKNRVFRALDDCSPDVRAEAVTLIGKSCDAEDVEHMLTRKLIDKDTQVRKNTAMALMKLEAFNSVESIEKAKSTEDDESVQAVFDVAINILSRNL
- a CDS encoding Nif11-like leader peptide family natural product precursor yields the protein MSRAEFIRFLQVLEEDLPFRALFQEADPEEILKLADQHGFIFSDEIKGRFLNRWAGVYFCPFANDVGRLCPKMVPEGFSTLLHYSQTTCTKEDKVERFDFRAGGYYEGVKAVTG